The Nitrospiraceae bacterium genome window below encodes:
- a CDS encoding PAS domain S-box protein, which translates to MKRTIRGPRQAATGSMASSQRSRPKASATVQSEVAAAEVLAWLSDCIHGGLCFVSDGILIFENSQFAELVEAPAPPAEGAGPGLRKRLLDEAIAWNKRSLGERSHAEYRLTDRRGRALYYEARLNVVPYRGGRGVLIVLEDATERVQLALEASHVARFQSVLARIGTLAVSGVSAQELMNEAVKETAAALEVDLCKILVPRAQDGQLFILAGTGLRDDLADKLPIEGGTHSQAGYAIRERVPVIVEDLRRETRFSPSRLLTDHGAVAGMCVPMLVEDRVYGVMTAHTREVRRFSQKEQEFLCTVANTVGTVLERRRHEETQIDFYHRLFLSAQDGVMMTDTSGRILEWNPALERMTGWSREEVLGQRPVILKSGKHPPEFYERLWQSIRGGQPFVERFVNRRKDGSEFLVWESVSPVKASDGTTQYFMAILTDLSEREQMLEALRHTEQVKLVGQLAGGILHEVRNPLIGLGSLATHLSEQATLPQEARDRCRLIAREAARIDGLLESHLGQLRPRQFDIAACDLASVLSDTLTLLRPNLIKNRIMVKQRIVPDLPAVEGSRAHILQVCLNIVMNAIDAMAGGGDLTVTLALDTRRVPGVLMRFSDSGKGIPAEDLKRIYEPFFTNGKAKGVGLGLTITRDIVERHQGQLVIQSPPGSGAVVDVWFPLKHEA; encoded by the coding sequence GTGAAGCGCACGATCCGTGGGCCACGGCAGGCCGCGACGGGATCCATGGCCTCCTCCCAACGAAGCCGTCCCAAGGCGTCCGCGACGGTGCAATCCGAAGTGGCCGCCGCCGAGGTGCTTGCCTGGCTGAGCGACTGCATCCACGGCGGACTTTGTTTCGTCTCCGACGGCATCCTGATCTTTGAAAACTCCCAGTTCGCCGAATTGGTGGAAGCGCCTGCCCCGCCCGCTGAGGGCGCGGGCCCGGGTCTCCGCAAACGGCTCCTCGACGAGGCTATCGCCTGGAATAAACGGTCGCTGGGAGAGCGCTCCCACGCCGAGTATCGGCTCACGGATCGGCGCGGTCGCGCCTTGTACTATGAGGCTCGCCTGAACGTCGTGCCCTACCGGGGCGGACGCGGCGTGTTGATCGTGTTGGAAGACGCGACCGAGCGCGTACAGCTGGCGCTCGAAGCCTCCCATGTCGCGCGCTTCCAATCCGTGCTCGCGCGGATCGGTACCCTGGCTGTCAGCGGCGTGTCGGCGCAAGAGTTGATGAACGAGGCGGTGAAGGAAACCGCTGCCGCATTGGAAGTCGATTTGTGCAAGATCCTGGTGCCTCGCGCACAGGACGGCCAGCTCTTCATTCTGGCCGGCACCGGACTTCGCGACGACCTGGCCGATAAGTTGCCCATCGAAGGCGGGACTCATTCACAAGCGGGATATGCGATCCGAGAACGAGTGCCGGTGATCGTCGAAGATTTGCGGCGCGAGACCAGGTTTTCCCCTTCGCGTCTCCTGACCGACCACGGCGCGGTGGCGGGCATGTGCGTCCCGATGCTCGTCGAAGACCGAGTCTATGGGGTGATGACGGCCCATACGCGCGAGGTCCGCCGGTTTTCCCAAAAGGAGCAAGAATTCCTCTGTACGGTCGCGAATACGGTGGGCACGGTGCTGGAGCGCCGTCGCCACGAGGAAACCCAGATCGACTTCTATCACCGCCTCTTCCTCTCCGCGCAGGACGGCGTGATGATGACCGACACGTCCGGGCGAATCCTCGAGTGGAATCCGGCCCTGGAACGGATGACGGGCTGGAGTCGGGAGGAAGTGCTGGGTCAGCGTCCGGTGATTTTGAAGTCCGGCAAGCACCCGCCGGAGTTCTATGAACGGCTGTGGCAGTCGATCCGCGGCGGCCAACCCTTCGTCGAGCGGTTCGTCAATCGACGCAAAGACGGTTCGGAATTCCTCGTCTGGGAGAGCGTGAGCCCCGTCAAAGCGTCCGATGGGACCACGCAGTACTTCATGGCTATTCTCACGGACCTGAGCGAGCGCGAGCAGATGCTCGAAGCCCTGCGCCACACGGAACAGGTCAAGCTCGTCGGGCAGTTGGCGGGAGGTATTTTGCACGAGGTGCGCAATCCGCTCATCGGATTGGGCAGTCTGGCGACCCATCTGTCCGAGCAGGCGACGTTGCCGCAGGAAGCCCGGGACCGTTGCCGGCTGATCGCTCGGGAGGCGGCGCGCATCGACGGGCTCTTGGAATCGCACCTCGGGCAATTGCGTCCCAGGCAGTTCGATATCGCAGCCTGCGATCTGGCGTCGGTGCTCTCCGACACCCTGACGCTGCTGCGGCCGAATCTCATCAAGAACCGCATCATGGTCAAACAGCGCATCGTCCCGGACTTGCCTGCCGTCGAGGGGTCGCGGGCGCATATTCTTCAGGTCTGCCTGAACATTGTCATGAATGCGATCGATGCCATGGCCGGCGGCGGCGACCTGACCGTGACGCTCGCTTTGGACACCAGACGCGTACCGGGCGTGCTCATGCGGTTTTCGGATTCGGGGAAGGGCATTCCGGCAGAAGACTTGAAACGGATCTACGAACCTTTCTTCACGAACGGGAAGGCCAAGGGTGTGGGGCTGGGGCTTACGATCACGAGGGATATCGTCGAGCGACACCAGGGGCAGTTGGTGATTCAGAGTCCGCCTGGCAGTGGGGCAGTGGTGGATGTATGGTTTCCGCTCAAGCACGAGGCTTAG
- a CDS encoding RidA family protein: protein MKQKGTTLVQGLLLLGGVLSAGCADSPRSHPGREYPGPVAPSTKEIKPLGTPWEQEFGLVQGVKSGGLVFVAGQVSLDDKGGLAGKGNMEAQLRQAYANVAKVLQQFSLTMADVLEETLYVTDMPVLLTVGPKVRRDIYSDHPEVASTVLQVQRLAFSEALVEIRVVAKAPVVVLSRPSDGPSEGAPRRRGGRGRGGYGGPSPY from the coding sequence GTGAAGCAGAAGGGGACAACGTTGGTGCAGGGTCTATTGCTGCTTGGCGGGGTACTGAGCGCAGGATGTGCGGACTCCCCACGGTCCCATCCTGGGCGAGAATATCCCGGCCCTGTTGCACCCTCGACGAAGGAAATTAAGCCGTTGGGCACGCCGTGGGAGCAGGAATTCGGACTGGTGCAAGGTGTCAAGTCCGGAGGGTTGGTCTTCGTGGCCGGGCAAGTCAGCCTGGATGATAAGGGAGGACTAGCAGGCAAGGGGAACATGGAGGCACAGTTGCGTCAGGCCTATGCCAATGTTGCCAAGGTCCTGCAGCAGTTTAGCTTGACCATGGCGGACGTGCTTGAGGAGACGCTCTACGTTACGGATATGCCGGTGCTGTTGACCGTGGGGCCCAAGGTCCGACGAGACATCTACAGCGACCATCCGGAGGTCGCGAGCACGGTGCTGCAGGTACAGCGACTCGCGTTTTCCGAGGCGTTGGTGGAGATCCGTGTCGTCGCGAAGGCACCCGTGGTAGTCCTGTCGCGTCCGTCGGATGGCCCTTCCGAGGGGGCCCCACGGCGTCGTGGCGGACGCGGACGGGGTGGATATGGAGGGCCGTCCCCGTATTAG
- a CDS encoding DUF2309 domain-containing protein — MTTERHISRETERMELRSHVQLAGEIVSPYWPMRTFIHHNPLHGLEELPFGQAVKRAERLLGGRGYLVNRLYRRHCEDGRIQTRDLLEVLAPIATDKRVRFAGRDLSHLEVLRLSMMHGLGEEDPIPSSSTAGVEREEVQTLVPWLTACLENQPSEYTDALTPWESVDLLSNETLSTWCDRTLGTTIVSDINEQMIKWCAVFLDEGEASWSMPDREHTFYRSWKRLARYDAGWRLRGVRDVVKKLDALDDRPEEAVLQSLELMGIPKSAFESYFALHLAALPGWTGYIKWRSEEQGHPWQVQYPIDLVKYLAVRLFYERELVEVECRKRLEVAGTYEAVRGYIEQAPYAHWLRRRALEGRLPAQAAHEVRQWTKRKGAAGSSEWNEFGRRWFEETAQGRLGERVTRTARRLVDLAVALGVPTEHIMLTATMDAVTLCDWLDGFPSVQHGPRWLEALETAHRRDIVRQLTDSAKAGGRADGAIVAPDTSRPLAQMVFCIDVRSEVFRRHLEHLGGYETFGVAGFFGIPLKYQSFGGEHHVAQAPVLLKPKNHIREIPRSYHGAAASRHRLFGQLAKAGHTLLHDLKQNVVTPYVMVEAMGWMFGLPLLGKTLFPLWYRRISDWFKQWWLPELATTLTIDKLTRAEAEEIVAADHRAAIRAALRSLAPSLGSAVTPALIESIRRYALGEGDEQSRVAIAETLGLSPDQELSFYEQLRQRHDITTRGVSSRLQRITHNGFSLSEQAYGVEAALRLMGFTSGFSRLVVICAHGSTSDNNPYESALDCGACGGNTGLPNARAFAAMANNRAVREALQARGIVIPSDTHFVAARHDTTSDCVQIVDLEDVPPTHRKDLVRLLADLDEAGEATARERGAALDGHAIETPARKPATRASRRSVDWAQVRPEWGLSKNNVLVIGRRELTRPLNLQGRSFLHSYDHRQDESGKLLETIMTAPLVVAQWINMEHYFSTVDNEVYGSGSKVYHNIVGRVGVMSGAGSDLRLGLPAQTVLNGPAPYHEPMRLLAVIEAPRSRVDAVIAKHPGIERLVHNEWVLLMVYEPEDGRCYRHDIMTGWQVVSAEAGPAATEESGLNGASKEGSSWARELADAAGV, encoded by the coding sequence ATGACGACCGAGCGGCATATCTCCAGAGAAACCGAGCGCATGGAATTGCGCTCGCATGTGCAATTGGCCGGCGAGATCGTTTCGCCCTACTGGCCGATGCGAACCTTCATCCACCACAATCCGTTGCATGGGCTGGAGGAGTTGCCGTTCGGGCAGGCGGTGAAGCGGGCCGAGCGGCTCCTGGGGGGGCGAGGCTACCTGGTGAATCGTCTGTACCGGCGGCATTGCGAGGATGGCCGCATCCAGACCCGGGATCTTCTCGAAGTCCTCGCGCCGATTGCCACGGACAAGCGCGTGCGGTTTGCCGGGCGCGACTTGTCTCACCTCGAAGTACTGCGGCTGTCGATGATGCATGGGCTCGGAGAAGAGGATCCGATTCCTTCCTCCAGCACCGCCGGCGTCGAGCGTGAAGAGGTGCAGACCCTCGTGCCTTGGCTGACCGCTTGCCTGGAAAACCAGCCGTCGGAGTATACCGATGCCCTCACGCCCTGGGAATCGGTCGATCTCTTGTCGAATGAGACCCTCTCGACCTGGTGCGATCGCACGCTCGGCACGACGATCGTTTCCGACATCAACGAACAGATGATCAAGTGGTGCGCCGTGTTCTTGGACGAGGGCGAGGCCTCCTGGTCCATGCCGGATCGTGAACATACGTTCTACCGGTCCTGGAAGCGGCTCGCGCGATACGATGCGGGATGGCGTCTGCGCGGAGTCCGAGACGTCGTGAAGAAACTCGACGCCTTGGATGATCGCCCTGAAGAGGCGGTGTTGCAGAGTCTCGAGCTCATGGGCATCCCTAAGTCGGCTTTCGAATCCTACTTTGCCCTGCACTTGGCGGCGTTGCCCGGTTGGACGGGCTACATCAAATGGCGCTCGGAGGAACAGGGCCATCCCTGGCAGGTGCAGTATCCCATCGATCTGGTGAAGTATTTAGCGGTTCGCCTGTTCTATGAGCGGGAGTTGGTCGAGGTCGAATGCCGCAAGCGGCTCGAGGTGGCGGGGACCTACGAGGCGGTTCGAGGCTACATCGAACAGGCGCCCTATGCCCATTGGCTCAGGCGCCGCGCGTTGGAAGGACGGCTCCCGGCGCAGGCGGCACATGAGGTGCGGCAGTGGACGAAGCGCAAAGGGGCTGCCGGCTCGAGCGAGTGGAACGAGTTCGGCCGCCGTTGGTTCGAGGAGACCGCCCAAGGGCGGCTGGGCGAGCGGGTGACGCGTACGGCTCGCCGCTTGGTCGATTTGGCCGTTGCGCTGGGCGTTCCGACCGAACATATTATGTTGACGGCCACAATGGATGCCGTGACGCTGTGTGATTGGCTGGACGGATTTCCCTCCGTGCAGCATGGGCCGCGCTGGCTCGAAGCGTTGGAGACCGCGCACCGGCGCGATATCGTCCGACAGCTGACCGACTCAGCGAAGGCGGGCGGGCGGGCGGACGGTGCCATCGTGGCGCCCGATACGTCGCGGCCGTTGGCTCAGATGGTGTTTTGTATCGATGTGCGGTCGGAAGTGTTTCGCCGCCATCTCGAACACCTCGGCGGCTATGAGACCTTCGGCGTCGCGGGCTTCTTCGGCATTCCGTTGAAGTATCAGAGTTTCGGCGGCGAGCACCATGTCGCGCAAGCGCCGGTCCTGCTCAAGCCCAAGAACCATATCCGGGAAATTCCCCGCAGCTACCACGGCGCGGCGGCCAGCCGTCATCGCCTGTTCGGGCAACTGGCCAAGGCGGGCCATACGCTGCTGCATGATTTGAAGCAGAACGTGGTGACGCCCTACGTGATGGTCGAAGCCATGGGCTGGATGTTCGGCCTGCCGTTGCTGGGGAAGACGCTGTTTCCGCTGTGGTACCGGCGGATCAGCGATTGGTTCAAGCAATGGTGGCTGCCGGAGCTGGCCACGACCTTGACGATCGACAAGTTGACGAGGGCCGAAGCGGAGGAAATCGTAGCAGCCGATCATCGGGCCGCCATTCGCGCCGCGCTCCGCAGCTTGGCGCCGTCGTTGGGTTCCGCGGTCACGCCTGCCCTGATCGAATCCATCCGCCGGTACGCGCTGGGCGAGGGTGATGAGCAAAGCCGAGTCGCCATTGCGGAGACGCTGGGGTTGTCGCCGGACCAGGAGCTCTCGTTCTACGAGCAACTGCGGCAACGGCACGACATTACGACCCGCGGCGTGTCCTCCCGGCTTCAGCGGATCACGCACAACGGCTTCAGCCTGTCCGAGCAGGCCTACGGAGTGGAAGCCGCCTTGCGCCTGATGGGATTCACGTCTGGATTCTCGCGGCTGGTGGTCATCTGCGCCCACGGCAGCACCTCGGACAACAATCCCTATGAATCGGCGCTGGACTGCGGGGCCTGCGGAGGCAACACCGGCTTGCCGAATGCGCGGGCCTTTGCGGCGATGGCCAACAATCGAGCGGTACGGGAGGCTCTGCAGGCGCGCGGCATCGTGATTCCGAGCGATACTCATTTCGTGGCGGCGCGGCATGACACCACGTCGGATTGCGTGCAGATCGTGGACCTCGAGGACGTGCCGCCGACCCACCGCAAGGACTTGGTCCGACTCTTGGCCGATTTGGATGAGGCGGGGGAAGCGACGGCTCGTGAACGGGGTGCGGCCCTGGATGGACACGCGATCGAGACACCGGCCCGCAAGCCGGCGACCAGAGCGTCGCGACGGAGCGTGGACTGGGCGCAGGTTCGTCCGGAGTGGGGCCTGTCAAAGAACAATGTGTTGGTAATCGGGCGGCGTGAACTGACCAGGCCCTTGAATCTCCAGGGACGATCTTTTTTGCATTCGTATGACCACCGCCAGGACGAATCGGGCAAACTGCTCGAGACGATCATGACGGCGCCGCTCGTGGTGGCCCAGTGGATCAACATGGAGCATTACTTCTCCACCGTCGACAACGAAGTCTATGGGAGCGGCAGCAAGGTCTATCACAACATCGTCGGCCGGGTCGGCGTCATGAGCGGAGCGGGCAGCGACTTGCGGCTCGGCCTTCCGGCTCAGACCGTCCTGAACGGGCCGGCCCCGTATCATGAGCCGATGCGTTTGCTGGCCGTGATCGAGGCGCCGAGGTCACGGGTGGATGCAGTCATCGCGAAACATCCGGGCATCGAGCGTTTGGTGCATAATGAGTGGGTGTTGCTGATGGTCTATGAGCCGGAAGACGGGCGCTGTTATCGTCACGACATCATGACGGGCTGGCAAGTTGTGTCTGCGGAGGCCGGGCCGGCGGCGACGGAGGAATCGGGGTTGAACGGTGCCAGCAAGGAAGGCTCCTCGTGGGCGCGCGAGCTGGCGGACGCGGCGGGTGTATAG
- a CDS encoding sigma-54-dependent Fis family transcriptional regulator has translation MAWNLLLLEDEASVREAFALRLRDHGYVVQTAGTGEEALALLRSFEPDMLVVDLVMPNLSGLDVLARVKHLSPSLPVIVLTARGTVKDAVEAMRLGAFDFVAKSIDMDDLLHTLRRAADYLTLQRQVQLHSGQDVARYALDRVIAKSPVTQAFLAQIRELAKNDRVTVLLQGETGTGKQYMGRVIHYNSARAAKPCVEVDCPSIPRDLFESELFGHEKGSFTGATGRKCGLMELAEGGTVFFDEIGDLPLPLQAKLLRVLEERTIRRVGGGANIPIEVRVMAATNRDLKDAVAKGEFREDLYFRLNVVTMTVPPLRDRAEDIIPMAEQFLARSASALKKPVRMLGASSQVLLRRYPFPGNVRELSNLIERAVLFCRGASLEAEHFPSDLHNQATMPVQGVPTPMPQGGQPADSDQVHIAFEVGTQSLSDLEDRIIAEVLARSGGNKTLAAKQLSITRWMLDRRRKPRS, from the coding sequence ATGGCGTGGAACTTACTACTGCTCGAAGATGAAGCCTCGGTGCGCGAGGCGTTTGCATTGCGGCTGCGCGACCACGGTTATGTAGTACAGACGGCCGGGACGGGCGAGGAGGCGTTGGCCCTCTTGCGCTCCTTCGAGCCGGATATGCTGGTGGTTGATCTCGTGATGCCGAACCTTTCCGGCCTTGATGTGCTCGCGCGGGTCAAGCACCTTTCCCCGTCGTTGCCGGTGATCGTGCTGACCGCAAGGGGGACCGTGAAGGATGCAGTGGAAGCTATGAGGCTCGGGGCCTTCGACTTTGTGGCCAAGAGCATCGATATGGACGATCTATTGCACACGCTGCGTCGGGCGGCCGACTATCTCACCCTTCAGCGGCAGGTCCAACTCCACAGCGGCCAAGATGTCGCGCGCTATGCGCTGGATCGCGTCATCGCGAAGAGCCCGGTCACCCAAGCGTTCCTGGCGCAGATCCGCGAGTTGGCGAAAAACGATCGGGTCACCGTGCTGCTCCAGGGGGAAACAGGCACAGGAAAGCAGTACATGGGCCGGGTCATTCACTACAACAGCGCGCGTGCCGCGAAGCCCTGTGTCGAGGTGGATTGTCCGTCGATTCCGCGCGATTTGTTCGAGAGCGAGCTCTTCGGGCATGAAAAAGGTTCTTTCACCGGCGCCACGGGCAGAAAGTGCGGCTTGATGGAGTTGGCGGAAGGCGGAACCGTGTTCTTCGACGAGATCGGCGATCTCCCGCTGCCGCTGCAGGCCAAGCTGCTGCGGGTGTTGGAGGAACGGACGATCCGCCGGGTAGGCGGGGGCGCGAATATCCCCATCGAGGTGCGGGTGATGGCGGCCACGAATCGCGACCTTAAGGATGCGGTCGCCAAGGGAGAATTTCGCGAAGACCTCTACTTCCGGTTGAACGTCGTGACTATGACGGTGCCTCCGTTGCGTGACCGTGCCGAAGACATCATTCCGATGGCCGAGCAGTTTCTCGCGCGCTCGGCTTCGGCGTTGAAGAAACCGGTGCGCATGTTGGGTGCGAGCTCACAGGTCCTGCTGCGCCGCTATCCCTTTCCGGGCAACGTGCGGGAACTGAGCAATCTGATCGAACGGGCGGTGCTCTTTTGCCGCGGTGCAAGTCTGGAAGCCGAGCATTTCCCGTCAGACCTCCACAACCAGGCGACGATGCCGGTTCAAGGCGTGCCTACACCGATGCCTCAAGGGGGGCAACCAGCGGATTCGGATCAGGTCCACATCGCCTTTGAGGTCGGCACCCAGTCGCTCTCCGATCTTGAAGACCGCATCATTGCCGAAGTGCTTGCCAGGTCGGGCGGCAATAAAACCCTTGCGGCCAAGCAATTGAGCATCACCCGCTGGATGTTGGATCGACGGAGAAAGCCCCGCTCCTGA
- a CDS encoding P-II family nitrogen regulator: MLTLHPMKEIRIVVQGEHLKMVTDLLDRVGATGYTIINNVSGKGHHGFHEGHLLFDDTSSQVIVFTVVPEERIEPILGGLGPLFHKHSGAMFVSDVAVTRRDHFVASPGRSAAPRRA; encoded by the coding sequence ATGTTGACGTTGCATCCGATGAAGGAAATTCGCATTGTCGTGCAGGGCGAGCACTTGAAGATGGTTACGGACCTGCTGGATCGGGTCGGGGCGACCGGGTACACGATCATCAACAACGTATCCGGGAAGGGACACCACGGCTTTCACGAGGGGCACCTGCTGTTCGATGATACGAGCAGCCAGGTGATTGTGTTTACGGTGGTGCCGGAAGAGCGGATCGAGCCCATTCTCGGCGGGTTGGGGCCGCTGTTTCACAAGCATTCCGGAGCCATGTTCGTCAGCGACGTTGCCGTGACGCGGCGGGATCATTTCGTGGCCTCCCCGGGCCGCAGCGCCGCCCCTCGACGCGCGTGA
- a CDS encoding sigma-54-dependent Fis family transcriptional regulator, translating to MTGTILVVDDEKNYLWMLDELLRGEGYEVVTCEKGTDALTVLRESTIDVLLTDLRMAEMDGMTVLDKARELCPTTSTVLMTAYGTIERAVEAMRRGAYDFIVKPFENNELLRSIRRAAERSVLARENVRLSRSLEHRHRLDNLVGRSPAMQAVVEKIHRVAQSKSAVLIAGESGVGKELVARAVHFGGPRSGRPFLAINCGALADSLAESELFGHEKGAFTGAYARHLGLFEQANGGTLLLDEIGELPLPLQAKLLRALDSQEIRRVGTEKAIRVDVRILSATNRDLKAEVQNGRFREDLYFRLSVVRIDVPSLRERQDDILLLAETHLQTLTREGTVRGQRFSPRAQGLLLRHRWPGNVRELHNVVAHAALMAKGDEIQAEDLPLELTPSQDWAGALDRLLPLDAALDRTLKTVEDHMISRALTQSNGIQARAAELLKISRSLLQYKLKHRPDTQ from the coding sequence GTGACCGGAACCATCCTGGTTGTCGATGACGAGAAGAACTATCTCTGGATGCTGGACGAGTTGCTCCGCGGCGAGGGCTATGAAGTCGTGACGTGCGAGAAGGGAACCGATGCGTTGACGGTGCTGCGGGAGTCTACCATAGATGTCTTGCTCACGGATCTCCGCATGGCTGAAATGGATGGAATGACGGTGTTGGACAAGGCACGGGAACTGTGCCCGACGACTTCCACCGTGCTGATGACGGCCTATGGCACGATCGAGCGGGCGGTGGAGGCCATGCGCCGGGGCGCGTATGACTTCATCGTGAAACCGTTCGAAAACAACGAACTCCTTCGTTCGATCAGACGGGCCGCGGAGCGCAGCGTGCTCGCCAGGGAAAACGTACGCCTTTCTCGGTCACTGGAACATCGCCATCGTCTCGACAATCTGGTAGGGCGCAGTCCGGCCATGCAGGCCGTGGTGGAAAAAATCCATCGCGTGGCCCAGTCGAAAAGCGCGGTTCTCATAGCCGGCGAGAGCGGGGTGGGGAAGGAATTGGTGGCCCGCGCGGTCCATTTCGGCGGGCCGCGGAGCGGGCGACCGTTCTTGGCCATCAATTGCGGCGCCTTGGCCGATTCGTTGGCGGAGAGTGAGCTGTTCGGTCATGAGAAGGGCGCCTTCACCGGCGCCTACGCCAGGCATTTGGGGCTATTTGAACAGGCCAACGGGGGAACGCTCCTGTTGGACGAGATCGGCGAACTCCCGCTGCCGCTTCAGGCAAAGTTACTCCGCGCGTTGGATAGTCAGGAGATCCGGCGGGTTGGGACGGAGAAAGCCATCCGGGTCGATGTCAGAATTCTCTCGGCCACCAACCGAGATCTGAAGGCGGAGGTGCAGAACGGCCGGTTTCGAGAAGATCTCTATTTCCGGTTGAGTGTCGTCCGGATCGACGTGCCTTCTTTGCGGGAGCGCCAGGACGACATTCTCCTGCTTGCCGAGACTCACCTGCAGACCTTGACCAGAGAGGGGACGGTCCGGGGACAGCGGTTCTCGCCTCGCGCGCAGGGGCTGCTGCTGCGGCACCGTTGGCCCGGGAATGTCCGGGAACTGCACAACGTCGTTGCCCATGCGGCGTTGATGGCGAAGGGGGATGAAATTCAAGCGGAAGACTTGCCGCTCGAACTCACTCCCAGTCAGGACTGGGCCGGTGCGTTGGACCGATTGCTTCCTCTCGACGCGGCGCTCGACCGAACGCTGAAAACCGTCGAGGACCACATGATCAGTCGTGCCTTGACTCAGTCGAACGGCATCCAGGCACGAGCCGCAGAGTTGCTAAAGATCAGCCGGAGCTTGTTGCAGTACAAGTTGAAACACCGGCCGGACACACAGTAA
- a CDS encoding DUF2294 family protein — translation MSGTASECLICGATVQPGVRSADAFLVDRFLDGVKLGRLRPQRLRPTPCRRHIMEQTQSKADIEYAVMLATLNFHTEFMRSNYSHVAVDMMEDVIDVTLTRSVAVPAEERLAQSEAGRDLLRQVHEAMMRACQDMLKERIERVVGRRVREIVASLDPIAGQSHLAIRLEEAATSGVHATAYAGASSKV, via the coding sequence ATGAGCGGCACGGCAAGCGAATGCCTGATCTGCGGAGCGACGGTTCAGCCGGGAGTACGCTCCGCAGATGCGTTTCTGGTGGATCGGTTTCTGGACGGGGTGAAGCTGGGCAGGCTTCGCCCCCAACGGCTGCGGCCCACGCCCTGTAGGAGACACATCATGGAGCAGACACAGAGCAAGGCGGACATCGAATATGCGGTCATGCTGGCAACGCTCAATTTCCACACCGAGTTCATGCGCTCCAACTACTCCCATGTCGCCGTGGATATGATGGAAGATGTCATCGACGTCACGTTGACGCGCAGTGTGGCGGTGCCGGCGGAAGAGCGCCTCGCCCAATCCGAGGCCGGACGGGATTTGTTGAGGCAAGTGCATGAGGCCATGATGCGGGCCTGTCAGGACATGCTGAAGGAACGGATCGAGCGAGTCGTGGGGCGTCGCGTGCGGGAGATTGTCGCCAGCCTCGACCCCATCGCCGGGCAAAGTCATCTGGCCATCCGCCTCGAAGAGGCGGCGACGTCCGGCGTCCATGCAACCGCCTATGCCGGCGCCAGCAGCAAAGTCTGA
- a CDS encoding tetratricopeptide repeat protein — protein MRASALLLGVLAWPAVTPAETQQILEGSIRAVLAEQAGRQPNVNALVRLADLHLDLGDERTDPATRKAAYDEGAKYAKQALEREERNAQAHYLYAANTGSAAQLKGMMASALTVADLKAHVRRALEIQPNHAPSLHMMGMMLEELPWFMGGDAQAAVTYLKQATAADPSYAHARLDLARVYVKRQDFAEARKELLTMLQSAPSMPQTDSDRRHRQEASALLASLPKP, from the coding sequence ATGCGGGCCTCGGCGCTTTTGCTCGGGGTGTTGGCCTGGCCCGCCGTGACGCCGGCCGAAACGCAGCAGATTCTCGAAGGGAGCATCCGGGCGGTGCTGGCCGAGCAGGCGGGGCGGCAGCCCAACGTAAATGCGTTGGTCAGGCTCGCGGATTTGCATCTCGACCTCGGCGACGAACGCACCGATCCGGCGACCCGCAAGGCCGCATACGACGAAGGCGCCAAGTATGCCAAGCAAGCGTTGGAGCGGGAGGAACGGAACGCGCAGGCTCACTATCTCTATGCCGCCAATACGGGGAGCGCCGCTCAGCTGAAGGGCATGATGGCCTCGGCCCTTACGGTGGCGGATTTGAAAGCGCATGTCCGTCGTGCTTTGGAGATCCAGCCGAATCACGCCCCCTCCTTGCACATGATGGGTATGATGCTGGAGGAGCTGCCCTGGTTCATGGGCGGGGATGCCCAAGCTGCGGTCACCTATCTCAAACAGGCCACGGCAGCCGATCCGTCTTACGCCCACGCGCGGTTGGATCTGGCGCGGGTGTACGTCAAGCGTCAAGATTTTGCTGAAGCAAGGAAGGAGTTGCTGACGATGCTCCAATCGGCTCCCTCCATGCCTCAAACAGATAGTGACCGTCGCCATCGCCAAGAGGCCTCGGCGCTCCTCGCCTCCTTGCCGAAGCCGTAG